The following are encoded together in the Juglans microcarpa x Juglans regia isolate MS1-56 chromosome 2D, Jm3101_v1.0, whole genome shotgun sequence genome:
- the LOC121250617 gene encoding uncharacterized protein LOC121250617 isoform X1: MPGNILVSVREFFGLPSSSPSSPLSLKVSMGKIEYQTSDKEEFSFCSDFHSPLTTLRDNLIVALLDADGKEISRAGVETKSIVERGLWDDLFPLEGGGHVQMNLQFVLNEDERNRIRMMRESALKMKHDELLKHSIHSPKSDTTAGGNVALSLDLSNEASAVSVKEEASKACLVSNPVIFSEVEKSGSESIEGIHPDQNQSAPNDADQYEELLLAMPASQGVDVHLTEVSHREPVEENESKTLPAESPTRAICSVGVLSVESGLDVAATSNSISHDLEETMAHSHQKRTQPGKTRSNVRKMISAFESSLSQQDMWSQVKPPPTEFQSSQSITEAPLKSRHLNKGKKRITKAEDSISGRPTNPFFAEELKHGPAYFRKREEQISLLGHKSSQDSWQLEELNNKKFQIIGTMPSLENKFKAVHKEVDKEEEKCHQDSMQTSTFETPTVSGRMLDKHSGRHPHNLFIDKQDSCSNPVIEESRRGIQTKNVQKMDGEGASRHRLESVEYNVNKHSLFESSGVWIFPVEARRLCVTTGGTKMIDLMGGYSMEPEVHQGKLNLSTRDIVEEHSVDAGIAVKVNKDEKTCHKIRNSKHERSENIETSGGPVGQVVKVAIMIGFGLLVLLTRQKNNRNRR, encoded by the exons ATGCCTGGAAACATCCTGGTTTCAG TTCGGGAATTCTTCGGGCTTCCATCGTCGTCACCTTCTTCACCTTTATCCTTAAAAG TTTCCATGGGGAAAATAGAGTACCAAACTTCAGATAAGGAAGAGTTCTCTTT TTGTTCTGATTTTCACAGCCCATTAACAACCCTCCGAGACAACTTGATTGTTGCACTTTTGGATGCTGATGGGAAAGAAATATCACGAGCAG GGGTTGAGACCAAGTCTATAGTGGAGAGAGGTCTTTGGGATGACCTTTTTCCCCTAGAAGGAGGTGGTCACGTGCAGATGAATTTGCAGTTTGTCCTCAATGAAGACGAGCGCAACCGAATTCGAATGATG AGAGAATCAGCTTTgaaaatgaaacatgatgagCTTCTCAAGCATAGTATTCATAGTCCTAAGAGTGATACTACTGCTGGTGGTAATGTTGCATTGTCTTTGGACTTAAGCAATGAGGCCTCAG CAGTAAGTGTCAAAGAGGAAGCCTCCAAAGCTTGTTTGGTATCAAATCCTGTTATTTTCAGCGAGGTTGAAAAATCTGGTTCTGAGAGCATAGAAGGAATACATCCTGATCAGAATCAATCAGCCCCA AATGATGCAGATCAATATGAAGAGTTGTTATTGGCAATGCCTGCATCACAAGGAGTTGATGTCCATCTTACTGAAGTAAGTCACAGGGAACCAGTGGAGGAGAATGAGAGTAAGACACTTCCTGCTGAATCTCCTACAAGAGCCATTTGTTCCGTTGGAGTGCTTTCTGTAGAATCAGGATTAGACGTTGCTGCCACAAGCAATTCAATATCTCATGATCTGGAAGAAACTATGGCTCATAGCCATCAAAAGCGGACTCAGCCTGGGAAAACCCGTAGCAAtgtaaggaaaatgataagtGCCTTTGAAAGCAGTCTATCTCAG CAGGATATGTGGTCTCAAGTGAAGCCACCACCAACAGAATTTCAGTCAAGTCAGTCTATAACAGAAGCTCCTTTAAAAAGTCGGCACTTAAACAAAGGCAAAAAACGAATTACTAAAGCAGAAGACTCAATATCAGGAAGACCAACTAATCCTTTTTTTGCAGAGGAGTTGAAACATGGCCCAGCCTATTTCAGGAAAAGAGAGGAGCAAATTAGCTTACTTGGACATAAATCATCTCAGGACAGTTGGCAATTGGAAGAGTTGAACAATAAGAAATTTCAGATTATTGGAACAATGCCAAGTCTTGAGAATAAATTCAAGGCAGTGCATAAAGAAGTAGataaagaggaagagaaatgcCATCAAGATTCGATGCAAACATCAACATTTGAAACACCTACAGTATCAGGGAGGATGCTTGATAAGCATTCAGGTAGACACCCTCATAATTTGTTTATTGATAAGCAAGATTCTTGTTCCAATCCAGTCATAGAGGAGAGTAGAAGGGGAATTCAAACTAAAAATGTTCAAAAAATGGATGGTGAAGGAGCTTCAAGACATAGATTGGAATCAGTAGAATATAATGTAAATAAGCATTCCTTATTTGAAAGCTCTGGTGTCTGGATATTTCCAGTTGAAGCAAGACGCTTGTGTGTAACGACTGGTGGTACAAAAATGATAGATCTAATGGGTGGTTACAGTATGGAGCCGGAGGTCCATCAAGGGAAGTTAAATCTCTCTACGAGAGACATTGTGGAAGAG CATAGTGTGGATGCTGGAATTGCTGTTAAGGTGAATAAAGATGAGAAGACTTGCCACAAAATAAGGAACTCAAAACATGAAAGATCAGAGAATATTGAAACTTCTGGAGGACCGGTGGGACAG GTAGTAAAAGTTGCAATCATGATAGGATTTGGATTGCTTGTTCTTCTTACCAGACAAAAGAATAACAG GAACCGCAGATAA
- the LOC121250617 gene encoding uncharacterized protein LOC121250617 isoform X7, translated as MPGNILVSVREFFGLPSSSPSSPLSLKVSMGKIEYQTSDKEEFSFCSDFHSPLTTLRDNLIVALLDADGKEISRAGVETKSIVERGLWDDLFPLEGGGHVQMNLQFVLNEDERNRIRMMRESALKMKHDELLKHSIHSPKSDTTAGGNVALSLDLSNEASAVSVKEEASKACLVSNPVIFSEVEKSGSESIEGIHPDQNQSAPNDADQYEELLLAMPASQGVDVHLTEVSHREPVEENESKTLPAESPTRAICSVGVLSVESGLDVAATSNSISHDLEETMAHSHQKRTQPGKTRSNVRKMISAFESSLSQQDMWSQVKPPPTEFQSSQSITEAPLKSRHLNKGKKRITKAEDSISGRPTNPFFAEELKHGPAYFRKREEQISLLGHKSSQDSWQLEELNNKKFQIIGTMPSLENKFKAVHKEVDKEEEKCHQDSMQTSTFETPTVSGRMLDKHSGRHPHNLFIDKQDSCSNPVIEESRRGIQTKNVQKMDGEGASRHRLESVEYNVNKHSLFESSGVWIFPVEARRLCVTTGGTKMIDLMGGYSMEPEVHQGKLNLSTRDIVEEHSVDAGIAVKVNKDEKTCHKIRNSKHERSENIETSGGPVVKVAIMIGFGLLVLLTRQKNNRNRR; from the exons ATGCCTGGAAACATCCTGGTTTCAG TTCGGGAATTCTTCGGGCTTCCATCGTCGTCACCTTCTTCACCTTTATCCTTAAAAG TTTCCATGGGGAAAATAGAGTACCAAACTTCAGATAAGGAAGAGTTCTCTTT TTGTTCTGATTTTCACAGCCCATTAACAACCCTCCGAGACAACTTGATTGTTGCACTTTTGGATGCTGATGGGAAAGAAATATCACGAGCAG GGGTTGAGACCAAGTCTATAGTGGAGAGAGGTCTTTGGGATGACCTTTTTCCCCTAGAAGGAGGTGGTCACGTGCAGATGAATTTGCAGTTTGTCCTCAATGAAGACGAGCGCAACCGAATTCGAATGATG AGAGAATCAGCTTTgaaaatgaaacatgatgagCTTCTCAAGCATAGTATTCATAGTCCTAAGAGTGATACTACTGCTGGTGGTAATGTTGCATTGTCTTTGGACTTAAGCAATGAGGCCTCAG CAGTAAGTGTCAAAGAGGAAGCCTCCAAAGCTTGTTTGGTATCAAATCCTGTTATTTTCAGCGAGGTTGAAAAATCTGGTTCTGAGAGCATAGAAGGAATACATCCTGATCAGAATCAATCAGCCCCA AATGATGCAGATCAATATGAAGAGTTGTTATTGGCAATGCCTGCATCACAAGGAGTTGATGTCCATCTTACTGAAGTAAGTCACAGGGAACCAGTGGAGGAGAATGAGAGTAAGACACTTCCTGCTGAATCTCCTACAAGAGCCATTTGTTCCGTTGGAGTGCTTTCTGTAGAATCAGGATTAGACGTTGCTGCCACAAGCAATTCAATATCTCATGATCTGGAAGAAACTATGGCTCATAGCCATCAAAAGCGGACTCAGCCTGGGAAAACCCGTAGCAAtgtaaggaaaatgataagtGCCTTTGAAAGCAGTCTATCTCAG CAGGATATGTGGTCTCAAGTGAAGCCACCACCAACAGAATTTCAGTCAAGTCAGTCTATAACAGAAGCTCCTTTAAAAAGTCGGCACTTAAACAAAGGCAAAAAACGAATTACTAAAGCAGAAGACTCAATATCAGGAAGACCAACTAATCCTTTTTTTGCAGAGGAGTTGAAACATGGCCCAGCCTATTTCAGGAAAAGAGAGGAGCAAATTAGCTTACTTGGACATAAATCATCTCAGGACAGTTGGCAATTGGAAGAGTTGAACAATAAGAAATTTCAGATTATTGGAACAATGCCAAGTCTTGAGAATAAATTCAAGGCAGTGCATAAAGAAGTAGataaagaggaagagaaatgcCATCAAGATTCGATGCAAACATCAACATTTGAAACACCTACAGTATCAGGGAGGATGCTTGATAAGCATTCAGGTAGACACCCTCATAATTTGTTTATTGATAAGCAAGATTCTTGTTCCAATCCAGTCATAGAGGAGAGTAGAAGGGGAATTCAAACTAAAAATGTTCAAAAAATGGATGGTGAAGGAGCTTCAAGACATAGATTGGAATCAGTAGAATATAATGTAAATAAGCATTCCTTATTTGAAAGCTCTGGTGTCTGGATATTTCCAGTTGAAGCAAGACGCTTGTGTGTAACGACTGGTGGTACAAAAATGATAGATCTAATGGGTGGTTACAGTATGGAGCCGGAGGTCCATCAAGGGAAGTTAAATCTCTCTACGAGAGACATTGTGGAAGAG CATAGTGTGGATGCTGGAATTGCTGTTAAGGTGAATAAAGATGAGAAGACTTGCCACAAAATAAGGAACTCAAAACATGAAAGATCAGAGAATATTGAAACTTCTGGAGGACCG GTAGTAAAAGTTGCAATCATGATAGGATTTGGATTGCTTGTTCTTCTTACCAGACAAAAGAATAACAG GAACCGCAGATAA
- the LOC121250617 gene encoding uncharacterized protein LOC121250617 isoform X6: MPGNILVSVREFFGLPSSSPSSPLSLKVSMGKIEYQTSDKEEFSFCSDFHSPLTTLRDNLIVALLDADGKEISRAGVETKSIVERGLWDDLFPLEGGGHVQMNLQFVLNEDERNRIRMMRESALKMKHDELLKHSIHSPKSDTTAGGNVALSLDLSNEASAVSVKEEASKACLVSNPVIFSEVEKSGSESIEGIHPDQNQSAPNDADQYEELLLAMPASQGVDVHLTEVSHREPVEENESKTLPAESPTRAICSVGVLSVESGLDVAATSNSISHDLEETMAHSHQKRTQPGKTRSNVRKMISAFESSLSQQDMWSQVKPPPTEFQSSQSITEAPLKSRHLNKGKKRITKAEDSISGRPTNPFFAEELKHGPAYFRKREEQISLLGHKSSQDSWQLEELNNKKFQIIGTMPSLENKFKAVHKEVDKEEEKCHQDSMQTSTFETPTVSGRMLDKHSGRHPHNLFIDKQDSCSNPVIEESRRGIQTKNVQKMDGEGASRHRLESVEYNVNKHSLFESSGVWIFPVEARRLCVTTGGTKMIDLMGGYSMEPEVHQGKLNLSTRDIVEEHSVDAGIAVKVNKDEKTCHKIRNSKHERSENIETSGGPVGQVVKVAIMIGFGLLVLLTRQKNNR, from the exons ATGCCTGGAAACATCCTGGTTTCAG TTCGGGAATTCTTCGGGCTTCCATCGTCGTCACCTTCTTCACCTTTATCCTTAAAAG TTTCCATGGGGAAAATAGAGTACCAAACTTCAGATAAGGAAGAGTTCTCTTT TTGTTCTGATTTTCACAGCCCATTAACAACCCTCCGAGACAACTTGATTGTTGCACTTTTGGATGCTGATGGGAAAGAAATATCACGAGCAG GGGTTGAGACCAAGTCTATAGTGGAGAGAGGTCTTTGGGATGACCTTTTTCCCCTAGAAGGAGGTGGTCACGTGCAGATGAATTTGCAGTTTGTCCTCAATGAAGACGAGCGCAACCGAATTCGAATGATG AGAGAATCAGCTTTgaaaatgaaacatgatgagCTTCTCAAGCATAGTATTCATAGTCCTAAGAGTGATACTACTGCTGGTGGTAATGTTGCATTGTCTTTGGACTTAAGCAATGAGGCCTCAG CAGTAAGTGTCAAAGAGGAAGCCTCCAAAGCTTGTTTGGTATCAAATCCTGTTATTTTCAGCGAGGTTGAAAAATCTGGTTCTGAGAGCATAGAAGGAATACATCCTGATCAGAATCAATCAGCCCCA AATGATGCAGATCAATATGAAGAGTTGTTATTGGCAATGCCTGCATCACAAGGAGTTGATGTCCATCTTACTGAAGTAAGTCACAGGGAACCAGTGGAGGAGAATGAGAGTAAGACACTTCCTGCTGAATCTCCTACAAGAGCCATTTGTTCCGTTGGAGTGCTTTCTGTAGAATCAGGATTAGACGTTGCTGCCACAAGCAATTCAATATCTCATGATCTGGAAGAAACTATGGCTCATAGCCATCAAAAGCGGACTCAGCCTGGGAAAACCCGTAGCAAtgtaaggaaaatgataagtGCCTTTGAAAGCAGTCTATCTCAG CAGGATATGTGGTCTCAAGTGAAGCCACCACCAACAGAATTTCAGTCAAGTCAGTCTATAACAGAAGCTCCTTTAAAAAGTCGGCACTTAAACAAAGGCAAAAAACGAATTACTAAAGCAGAAGACTCAATATCAGGAAGACCAACTAATCCTTTTTTTGCAGAGGAGTTGAAACATGGCCCAGCCTATTTCAGGAAAAGAGAGGAGCAAATTAGCTTACTTGGACATAAATCATCTCAGGACAGTTGGCAATTGGAAGAGTTGAACAATAAGAAATTTCAGATTATTGGAACAATGCCAAGTCTTGAGAATAAATTCAAGGCAGTGCATAAAGAAGTAGataaagaggaagagaaatgcCATCAAGATTCGATGCAAACATCAACATTTGAAACACCTACAGTATCAGGGAGGATGCTTGATAAGCATTCAGGTAGACACCCTCATAATTTGTTTATTGATAAGCAAGATTCTTGTTCCAATCCAGTCATAGAGGAGAGTAGAAGGGGAATTCAAACTAAAAATGTTCAAAAAATGGATGGTGAAGGAGCTTCAAGACATAGATTGGAATCAGTAGAATATAATGTAAATAAGCATTCCTTATTTGAAAGCTCTGGTGTCTGGATATTTCCAGTTGAAGCAAGACGCTTGTGTGTAACGACTGGTGGTACAAAAATGATAGATCTAATGGGTGGTTACAGTATGGAGCCGGAGGTCCATCAAGGGAAGTTAAATCTCTCTACGAGAGACATTGTGGAAGAG CATAGTGTGGATGCTGGAATTGCTGTTAAGGTGAATAAAGATGAGAAGACTTGCCACAAAATAAGGAACTCAAAACATGAAAGATCAGAGAATATTGAAACTTCTGGAGGACCGGTGGGACAG GTAGTAAAAGTTGCAATCATGATAGGATTTGGATTGCTTGTTCTTCTTACCAGACAAAAGAATAACAG ATAA
- the LOC121250617 gene encoding uncharacterized protein LOC121250617 isoform X4 — MPGNILVSVREFFGLPSSSPSSPLSLKVSMGKIEYQTSDKEEFSFCSDFHSPLTTLRDNLIVALLDADGKEISRAGVETKSIVERGLWDDLFPLEGGGHVQMNLQFVLNEDERNRIRMMRESALKMKHDELLKHSIHSPKSDTTAGGNVALSLDLSNEASAVSVKEEASKACLVSNPVIFSEVEKSGSESIEGIHPDQNQSAPDQYEELLLAMPASQGVDVHLTEVSHREPVEENESKTLPAESPTRAICSVGVLSVESGLDVAATSNSISHDLEETMAHSHQKRTQPGKTRSNVRKMISAFESSLSQQDMWSQVKPPPTEFQSSQSITEAPLKSRHLNKGKKRITKAEDSISGRPTNPFFAEELKHGPAYFRKREEQISLLGHKSSQDSWQLEELNNKKFQIIGTMPSLENKFKAVHKEVDKEEEKCHQDSMQTSTFETPTVSGRMLDKHSGRHPHNLFIDKQDSCSNPVIEESRRGIQTKNVQKMDGEGASRHRLESVEYNVNKHSLFESSGVWIFPVEARRLCVTTGGTKMIDLMGGYSMEPEVHQGKLNLSTRDIVEEHSVDAGIAVKVNKDEKTCHKIRNSKHERSENIETSGGPVGQVVKVAIMIGFGLLVLLTRQKNNRNRR; from the exons ATGCCTGGAAACATCCTGGTTTCAG TTCGGGAATTCTTCGGGCTTCCATCGTCGTCACCTTCTTCACCTTTATCCTTAAAAG TTTCCATGGGGAAAATAGAGTACCAAACTTCAGATAAGGAAGAGTTCTCTTT TTGTTCTGATTTTCACAGCCCATTAACAACCCTCCGAGACAACTTGATTGTTGCACTTTTGGATGCTGATGGGAAAGAAATATCACGAGCAG GGGTTGAGACCAAGTCTATAGTGGAGAGAGGTCTTTGGGATGACCTTTTTCCCCTAGAAGGAGGTGGTCACGTGCAGATGAATTTGCAGTTTGTCCTCAATGAAGACGAGCGCAACCGAATTCGAATGATG AGAGAATCAGCTTTgaaaatgaaacatgatgagCTTCTCAAGCATAGTATTCATAGTCCTAAGAGTGATACTACTGCTGGTGGTAATGTTGCATTGTCTTTGGACTTAAGCAATGAGGCCTCAG CAGTAAGTGTCAAAGAGGAAGCCTCCAAAGCTTGTTTGGTATCAAATCCTGTTATTTTCAGCGAGGTTGAAAAATCTGGTTCTGAGAGCATAGAAGGAATACATCCTGATCAGAATCAATCAGCCCCAG ATCAATATGAAGAGTTGTTATTGGCAATGCCTGCATCACAAGGAGTTGATGTCCATCTTACTGAAGTAAGTCACAGGGAACCAGTGGAGGAGAATGAGAGTAAGACACTTCCTGCTGAATCTCCTACAAGAGCCATTTGTTCCGTTGGAGTGCTTTCTGTAGAATCAGGATTAGACGTTGCTGCCACAAGCAATTCAATATCTCATGATCTGGAAGAAACTATGGCTCATAGCCATCAAAAGCGGACTCAGCCTGGGAAAACCCGTAGCAAtgtaaggaaaatgataagtGCCTTTGAAAGCAGTCTATCTCAG CAGGATATGTGGTCTCAAGTGAAGCCACCACCAACAGAATTTCAGTCAAGTCAGTCTATAACAGAAGCTCCTTTAAAAAGTCGGCACTTAAACAAAGGCAAAAAACGAATTACTAAAGCAGAAGACTCAATATCAGGAAGACCAACTAATCCTTTTTTTGCAGAGGAGTTGAAACATGGCCCAGCCTATTTCAGGAAAAGAGAGGAGCAAATTAGCTTACTTGGACATAAATCATCTCAGGACAGTTGGCAATTGGAAGAGTTGAACAATAAGAAATTTCAGATTATTGGAACAATGCCAAGTCTTGAGAATAAATTCAAGGCAGTGCATAAAGAAGTAGataaagaggaagagaaatgcCATCAAGATTCGATGCAAACATCAACATTTGAAACACCTACAGTATCAGGGAGGATGCTTGATAAGCATTCAGGTAGACACCCTCATAATTTGTTTATTGATAAGCAAGATTCTTGTTCCAATCCAGTCATAGAGGAGAGTAGAAGGGGAATTCAAACTAAAAATGTTCAAAAAATGGATGGTGAAGGAGCTTCAAGACATAGATTGGAATCAGTAGAATATAATGTAAATAAGCATTCCTTATTTGAAAGCTCTGGTGTCTGGATATTTCCAGTTGAAGCAAGACGCTTGTGTGTAACGACTGGTGGTACAAAAATGATAGATCTAATGGGTGGTTACAGTATGGAGCCGGAGGTCCATCAAGGGAAGTTAAATCTCTCTACGAGAGACATTGTGGAAGAG CATAGTGTGGATGCTGGAATTGCTGTTAAGGTGAATAAAGATGAGAAGACTTGCCACAAAATAAGGAACTCAAAACATGAAAGATCAGAGAATATTGAAACTTCTGGAGGACCGGTGGGACAG GTAGTAAAAGTTGCAATCATGATAGGATTTGGATTGCTTGTTCTTCTTACCAGACAAAAGAATAACAG GAACCGCAGATAA
- the LOC121250617 gene encoding uncharacterized protein LOC121250617 isoform X9 — protein sequence MPGNILVSVREFFGLPSSSPSSPLSLKVSMGKIEYQTSDKEEFSFCSDFHSPLTTLRDNLIVALLDADGKEISRAGVETKSIVERGLWDDLFPLEGGGHVQMNLQFVLNEDERNRIRMMRESALKMKHDELLKHSIHSPKSDTTAGGNVALSLDLSNEASAVSVKEEASKACLVSNPVIFSEVEKSGSESIEGIHPDQNQSAPNDADQYEELLLAMPASQGVDVHLTEVSHREPVEENESKTLPAESPTRAICSVGVLSVESGLDVAATSNSISHDLEETMAHSHQKRTQPGKTRSNVRKMISAFESSLSQQDMWSQVKPPPTEFQSSQSITEAPLKSRHLNKGKKRITKAEDSISGRPTNPFFAEELKHGPAYFRKREEQISLLGHKSSQDSWQLEELNNKKFQIIGTMPSLENKFKAVHKEVDKEEEKCHQDSMQTSTFETPTVSGRMLDKHSGRHPHNLFIDKQDSCSNPVIEESRRGIQTKNVQKMDGEGASRHRLESVEYNVNKHSLFESSGVWIFPVEARRLCVTTGGTKMIDLMGGYSMEPEVHQGKLNLSTRDIVEEHSVDAGIAVKVNKDEKTCHKIRNSKHERSENIETSGGPVVKVAIMIGFGLLVLLTRQKNNR from the exons ATGCCTGGAAACATCCTGGTTTCAG TTCGGGAATTCTTCGGGCTTCCATCGTCGTCACCTTCTTCACCTTTATCCTTAAAAG TTTCCATGGGGAAAATAGAGTACCAAACTTCAGATAAGGAAGAGTTCTCTTT TTGTTCTGATTTTCACAGCCCATTAACAACCCTCCGAGACAACTTGATTGTTGCACTTTTGGATGCTGATGGGAAAGAAATATCACGAGCAG GGGTTGAGACCAAGTCTATAGTGGAGAGAGGTCTTTGGGATGACCTTTTTCCCCTAGAAGGAGGTGGTCACGTGCAGATGAATTTGCAGTTTGTCCTCAATGAAGACGAGCGCAACCGAATTCGAATGATG AGAGAATCAGCTTTgaaaatgaaacatgatgagCTTCTCAAGCATAGTATTCATAGTCCTAAGAGTGATACTACTGCTGGTGGTAATGTTGCATTGTCTTTGGACTTAAGCAATGAGGCCTCAG CAGTAAGTGTCAAAGAGGAAGCCTCCAAAGCTTGTTTGGTATCAAATCCTGTTATTTTCAGCGAGGTTGAAAAATCTGGTTCTGAGAGCATAGAAGGAATACATCCTGATCAGAATCAATCAGCCCCA AATGATGCAGATCAATATGAAGAGTTGTTATTGGCAATGCCTGCATCACAAGGAGTTGATGTCCATCTTACTGAAGTAAGTCACAGGGAACCAGTGGAGGAGAATGAGAGTAAGACACTTCCTGCTGAATCTCCTACAAGAGCCATTTGTTCCGTTGGAGTGCTTTCTGTAGAATCAGGATTAGACGTTGCTGCCACAAGCAATTCAATATCTCATGATCTGGAAGAAACTATGGCTCATAGCCATCAAAAGCGGACTCAGCCTGGGAAAACCCGTAGCAAtgtaaggaaaatgataagtGCCTTTGAAAGCAGTCTATCTCAG CAGGATATGTGGTCTCAAGTGAAGCCACCACCAACAGAATTTCAGTCAAGTCAGTCTATAACAGAAGCTCCTTTAAAAAGTCGGCACTTAAACAAAGGCAAAAAACGAATTACTAAAGCAGAAGACTCAATATCAGGAAGACCAACTAATCCTTTTTTTGCAGAGGAGTTGAAACATGGCCCAGCCTATTTCAGGAAAAGAGAGGAGCAAATTAGCTTACTTGGACATAAATCATCTCAGGACAGTTGGCAATTGGAAGAGTTGAACAATAAGAAATTTCAGATTATTGGAACAATGCCAAGTCTTGAGAATAAATTCAAGGCAGTGCATAAAGAAGTAGataaagaggaagagaaatgcCATCAAGATTCGATGCAAACATCAACATTTGAAACACCTACAGTATCAGGGAGGATGCTTGATAAGCATTCAGGTAGACACCCTCATAATTTGTTTATTGATAAGCAAGATTCTTGTTCCAATCCAGTCATAGAGGAGAGTAGAAGGGGAATTCAAACTAAAAATGTTCAAAAAATGGATGGTGAAGGAGCTTCAAGACATAGATTGGAATCAGTAGAATATAATGTAAATAAGCATTCCTTATTTGAAAGCTCTGGTGTCTGGATATTTCCAGTTGAAGCAAGACGCTTGTGTGTAACGACTGGTGGTACAAAAATGATAGATCTAATGGGTGGTTACAGTATGGAGCCGGAGGTCCATCAAGGGAAGTTAAATCTCTCTACGAGAGACATTGTGGAAGAG CATAGTGTGGATGCTGGAATTGCTGTTAAGGTGAATAAAGATGAGAAGACTTGCCACAAAATAAGGAACTCAAAACATGAAAGATCAGAGAATATTGAAACTTCTGGAGGACCG GTAGTAAAAGTTGCAATCATGATAGGATTTGGATTGCTTGTTCTTCTTACCAGACAAAAGAATAACAG ATAA